A window of the Myxococcus fulvus genome harbors these coding sequences:
- a CDS encoding RNA polymerase sigma factor, producing the protein MTEEEVATCIRRAAEGAQDAHRELYQRFHGAVRRVALGYSALGPAEVEDVVQETFVRAFRELPRLQHPRAFGSWLVTIARHHAQSLSRGAQLRGRAAEDLALELESTTPAIPPALELERRVAVVRELIESLPEGPEKETVRLFYLEGELSAREIAERLGLGKSAVTMRLERFRARVKRQLLSRLLAAGVG; encoded by the coding sequence GTGACGGAGGAGGAGGTCGCCACCTGCATCCGACGGGCAGCCGAAGGGGCGCAGGACGCGCACCGCGAGCTGTACCAGCGCTTCCATGGGGCCGTGCGCCGCGTCGCGCTGGGCTACTCGGCGCTGGGGCCCGCGGAGGTGGAGGACGTGGTCCAGGAGACCTTCGTCCGGGCCTTCCGCGAGCTGCCCCGGCTCCAGCACCCCCGCGCCTTCGGGAGCTGGTTGGTGACGATTGCCCGACACCATGCGCAGTCGCTCAGCCGGGGCGCGCAGCTGCGAGGCCGCGCGGCGGAGGACCTGGCGCTGGAGCTGGAGTCGACCACGCCCGCGATTCCTCCGGCGCTGGAGCTGGAGCGGCGCGTGGCGGTGGTGCGCGAGCTGATTGAATCGCTGCCCGAGGGCCCCGAGAAGGAGACGGTGCGCCTGTTCTATCTGGAGGGCGAGCTGAGCGCGCGGGAGATCGCCGAGCGCCTGGGACTGGGCAAGAGCGCGGTGACGATGCGCCTGGAGCGCTTCCGCGCGCGGGTGAAGCGCCAGTTGCTGTCGCGGCTGCTGGCCGCGGGAGTGGGATGA